One window from the genome of Pseudoalteromonas sp. '520P1 No. 423' encodes:
- the lptB gene encoding LPS export ABC transporter ATP-binding protein codes for MSLLQAAQLAKSYNGRQVVKNVSLEVKAGTIVGLLGPNGAGKTTSFYMIVGLVPSDKGTIKIDDEDITLQPMHNRARMGIGYLPQESSIFRKLTVYQNIMAILETRKHLNKQQREDALNNLLDEFNICHIRDSQGMALSGGERRRVEIARALAAEPKFILLDEPFAGVDPISVLDIKKIIQHLKNRGIGVLITDHNVRETLDVCEKAYIVSHGELIASGTPEAVLADQTVRDVYLGEQFRL; via the coding sequence ATGAGCTTATTACAAGCAGCGCAACTGGCAAAAAGTTACAACGGCAGGCAAGTCGTAAAAAATGTGAGTTTAGAAGTCAAAGCTGGCACAATCGTTGGATTATTAGGGCCTAATGGTGCAGGTAAAACCACTTCCTTCTATATGATAGTTGGCCTAGTGCCAAGTGATAAAGGCACTATTAAAATTGATGATGAAGATATCACTTTACAGCCTATGCATAATCGTGCTCGTATGGGCATTGGCTACCTACCGCAAGAGTCATCTATTTTCAGAAAGCTGACTGTTTATCAAAATATCATGGCCATATTAGAAACTCGCAAACACCTGAATAAGCAACAAAGAGAAGATGCGCTTAATAATTTATTGGATGAATTTAATATTTGCCATATTCGTGATAGCCAAGGTATGGCATTATCAGGGGGCGAAAGACGTCGAGTTGAAATTGCCCGAGCTTTAGCAGCTGAACCTAAATTTATTCTATTAGATGAGCCATTTGCAGGTGTTGATCCAATTTCAGTATTGGATATTAAAAAAATTATACAACATCTTAAAAATAGAGGTATAGGCGTGTTAATTACAGACCATAATGTGCGTGAAACCTTAGATGTGTGTGAAAAAGCTTACATTGTTTCCCATGGCGAACTTATCGCATCTGGTACACCTGAAGCCGTTTTAGCTGATCAGACTGTAAGAGACGTTTATCTTGGTGAACAATTTAGATTATAA
- the hpf gene encoding ribosome hibernation promoting factor — MQLNLTGRHVNITDPLRDYVTNKFAKLERHFDHINNVHVILDIEKLSQKAEATLHVNGGELFATSEHADMYAAIDGLIDKLDRQVIKHKEKLSRR, encoded by the coding sequence ATGCAATTAAATTTAACAGGTCGTCATGTAAATATCACAGATCCACTAAGAGACTATGTAACAAACAAATTCGCTAAGCTTGAAAGGCATTTTGATCATATTAACAATGTGCATGTTATCTTAGATATCGAAAAGCTATCTCAAAAAGCAGAAGCAACACTTCATGTTAATGGAGGCGAACTTTTTGCAACTTCTGAGCATGCTGATATGTATGCTGCTATTGATGGCTTGATTGATAAATTAGATCGACAAGTTATTAAACATAAAGAAAAATTATCTAGACGTTAA
- the lptC gene encoding LPS export ABC transporter periplasmic protein LptC encodes MNLARLLLSAIFFSIMLWLWYPYLTTSKETAVSTPEIEVLPDYTADTLKQTVFDKQGHVSHKVTAKKMELYQELGFTHFTEPTFTLFSENDVWAISAAEATLYENNNNKKLILEQSVVAKNLNPIAMVQKITTEQIEIYIQDSTMHSDQLTTMTGPNLLITGKGLNADLNKETLELINHTQTIYYDKENYDQ; translated from the coding sequence ATGAACCTAGCTAGGCTGCTCCTCAGTGCTATATTTTTCAGCATCATGCTGTGGTTATGGTATCCCTACCTGACCACCAGCAAAGAAACCGCTGTTTCCACACCTGAAATAGAAGTACTTCCCGATTACACCGCTGACACTTTAAAACAAACAGTTTTTGACAAACAAGGGCATGTTAGCCATAAAGTAACAGCTAAAAAAATGGAACTCTATCAAGAGCTTGGTTTTACACACTTTACTGAGCCCACTTTTACTTTATTTTCTGAAAATGATGTATGGGCAATCAGTGCCGCTGAAGCGACATTATATGAGAATAATAATAATAAAAAATTAATTTTAGAGCAAAGCGTTGTGGCTAAAAATCTGAACCCAATCGCGATGGTACAAAAAATTACTACCGAACAAATAGAGATTTATATTCAAGACTCAACCATGCATTCAGATCAGTTAACCACGATGACAGGTCCAAACTTGTTAATTACAGGTAAAGGTCTCAATGCAGATCTAAATAAAGAAACGCTTGAATTAATCAACCATACTCAAACTATTTACTACGATAAAGAAAATTATGACCAATAA
- the ptsN gene encoding PTS IIA-like nitrogen regulatory protein PtsN gives MINSFLSKDCTKAAVLFHSKKRMLEYISQIAQQKLPELTEQEILNSLLKREKLGSTGIGKGIAIPHGRLSNIDKTVAILVVNAEPIAFDAIDDRPVDIFITLLVPDAQCQAHLKTLAAIADKLKDKQFCKKLRHAQSDQSLYEIMTL, from the coding sequence ATGATTAATTCATTTTTATCAAAGGACTGCACTAAAGCTGCAGTCCTTTTTCATAGCAAAAAACGAATGCTGGAATATATAAGCCAGATAGCACAGCAAAAGCTACCCGAGCTAACTGAACAAGAGATCCTTAATTCTTTATTAAAGCGAGAAAAGCTTGGAAGCACAGGTATCGGAAAAGGTATCGCTATTCCACACGGCCGATTATCCAATATAGATAAAACCGTGGCTATTTTAGTCGTAAATGCAGAACCCATTGCATTTGATGCAATAGACGATCGCCCTGTTGATATATTTATTACTTTATTAGTTCCTGATGCACAATGTCAGGCTCACTTAAAGACGTTAGCTGCAATTGCTGATAAACTCAAAGATAAACAGTTTTGTAAAAAATTACGTCATGCTCAATCAGATCAATCTTTATATGAGATAATGACACTTTAA
- the kdsC gene encoding 3-deoxy-manno-octulosonate-8-phosphatase KdsC, which produces MSEKKPIEALTFAELYQEVSEETVQLASKIKLLICDIDGVFSDGRIYLGNQGEELKAFNTKDGFGIKALINAGIEVAVITGRQSNIVQNRMSNLNVKHIYQGQENKLISYQQLKDDLSLTDSEIAYIGDDAPDLPVMQEVGFAVAVNDAHPLISHISHYKTMLPGGFGAVRELTDLLMLSQNKVLLCEGTSA; this is translated from the coding sequence ATGTCTGAAAAAAAACCAATTGAAGCGCTAACATTTGCAGAGCTATACCAAGAAGTTTCTGAAGAAACAGTGCAACTAGCCAGTAAAATAAAATTACTTATTTGTGATATTGATGGCGTATTTTCTGATGGCCGTATTTACTTAGGTAATCAAGGTGAAGAATTAAAGGCATTTAATACTAAAGATGGCTTTGGTATTAAGGCGTTAATTAATGCCGGAATTGAAGTTGCCGTGATCACCGGTAGACAATCAAATATTGTACAAAATAGAATGTCTAACCTAAATGTAAAACATATTTATCAAGGTCAAGAAAATAAGCTAATATCATATCAACAACTCAAAGATGATTTATCGCTAACTGACAGTGAAATAGCCTATATCGGCGATGACGCACCTGACTTACCTGTCATGCAGGAAGTTGGATTTGCAGTTGCGGTTAATGATGCACATCCACTTATAAGCCATATCTCACATTATAAAACCATGTTACCGGGTGGCTTTGGCGCTGTAAGAGAGCTAACTGACTTATTAATGTTGTCACAAAATAAAGTTTTATTATGTGAAGGCACAAGTGCATGA
- the rapZ gene encoding RNase adapter RapZ: MQLIIISGRSGSGKSVALRVLEDLGYYAVDNIPVNLLPSLVRSVSDNYDKIAVSIDVRNLPAEQKEFNEILGYLPEFVKPSLFYLDSDDTTLIKRFSETRRLHPLSMNNQPLDLAIKQEKELLDILVTNADFIIDTTDLSVHQLAESIREKVLGKKDKQLIITFESFGFKYGMPKNADYVFDARFLPNPHWEPELKPLTGLDQPVKDYLASHSIVQKFNWQIQTFLQTWLPHLERNNRSYLTIAIGCTGGKHRSVYLAQSLCDSFSKSHKNVKVRHREQDTHGK; this comes from the coding sequence GTGCAACTTATCATTATAAGCGGTCGTTCAGGATCCGGAAAATCAGTCGCTTTACGCGTATTAGAAGATTTAGGTTATTATGCCGTAGATAATATTCCAGTTAACCTACTGCCTTCGCTTGTAAGAAGTGTATCTGATAATTACGATAAAATAGCTGTCAGTATTGATGTTAGAAATTTACCCGCTGAGCAAAAGGAGTTTAATGAAATTCTTGGTTATTTACCTGAATTTGTTAAACCTAGCCTATTCTACTTAGATAGTGATGATACAACTTTAATAAAGCGATTTTCAGAAACCCGTCGTTTACACCCATTATCTATGAATAATCAGCCGTTAGATCTGGCAATTAAACAAGAAAAAGAACTATTAGATATTTTAGTAACCAATGCTGATTTTATTATTGATACAACGGATTTAAGCGTTCACCAGCTAGCGGAATCCATTCGAGAAAAAGTATTAGGCAAAAAAGACAAGCAATTAATCATTACTTTTGAATCTTTTGGCTTTAAATATGGTATGCCAAAAAATGCAGATTATGTTTTTGATGCGAGATTTTTACCTAACCCACACTGGGAACCTGAATTAAAGCCTTTAACGGGGTTAGATCAACCTGTCAAAGATTATTTAGCCAGCCATAGCATAGTGCAAAAGTTTAATTGGCAAATTCAAACCTTTTTACAAACTTGGTTGCCGCATTTAGAAAGAAATAACCGCAGCTACCTTACAATTGCAATTGGTTGTACGGGTGGAAAACATAGATCAGTCTATTTAGCGCAATCACTATGTGATAGCTTTTCTAAAAGCCATAAAAATGTAAAAGTTCGCCATCGCGAACAAGATACTCACGGTAAATAA
- the mgtE gene encoding magnesium transporter: MPEALEQDYTQKQLLEVNKALSSGMFVHVRRMLAHMADCDIALLIESSPYKGRAVLWQLVDPDVQGEILEELSEDVRSGIIAQMEPTLIAAATADMDVDDLAEVLRSLPDAVYQEVIGSMDSQDQERATLALSYPEESAGALMNTDTVTIRPDVTIDVVLRYLRLKGELPDATDELYVVDKNNQFLGGVSLASLLTSNPGLTVRSIMDDEYESIPVTMDESEVAQLFERHDWISAPVLDDNKHLLGRITIDDIVDVIREDAEHSMLSMAGLDDEADTFAPVVQSTQRRSIWLGVNLITALSAAFVASFFESTLSILPILAVLNGIVPSMGGVAGSQTLTLVIRGMAVGHINNANQKSLIHKELAIGALNGIIWAMLIASVVALWQWDFNLGLVIAFAMFMNLLSAGLAGAFIPLMLKRMNIDPALAGGVILTTVTDIVGIFAFLGTATWFLI, encoded by the coding sequence ATGCCTGAAGCGTTAGAGCAAGATTACACACAAAAACAACTTCTAGAGGTTAATAAAGCCCTTAGTAGCGGTATGTTTGTGCATGTTAGACGTATGCTTGCTCATATGGCTGACTGTGATATAGCACTATTAATAGAGTCCTCTCCCTATAAAGGCCGTGCAGTTCTTTGGCAACTAGTAGATCCTGATGTACAAGGTGAAATCCTAGAAGAATTATCAGAAGACGTTCGTAGCGGTATTATCGCTCAAATGGAGCCTACGCTGATTGCTGCTGCAACAGCTGATATGGATGTTGATGATTTAGCAGAAGTATTACGTAGTCTTCCAGACGCAGTCTATCAAGAAGTAATAGGCTCTATGGATAGTCAAGATCAAGAGAGAGCGACATTAGCACTTTCTTATCCTGAAGAATCAGCTGGCGCTTTAATGAATACTGATACTGTTACAATCCGTCCAGATGTAACGATTGATGTTGTGTTGAGGTATTTACGTTTAAAAGGTGAATTACCTGACGCCACAGATGAATTGTATGTCGTTGATAAAAACAATCAATTTTTAGGTGGCGTATCACTAGCCTCTTTACTAACAAGTAATCCTGGTTTAACTGTTCGCTCCATTATGGACGACGAATATGAATCAATTCCCGTTACTATGGATGAGTCTGAAGTGGCGCAGTTGTTTGAACGACATGACTGGATTTCAGCGCCTGTTTTAGATGACAACAAACATTTATTAGGCCGTATCACTATCGATGACATTGTTGATGTTATTCGTGAAGATGCTGAACACAGCATGTTAAGTATGGCAGGCCTTGATGATGAAGCAGATACCTTTGCACCTGTAGTTCAAAGTACCCAACGGCGCTCAATATGGCTAGGTGTTAACTTAATCACAGCACTTAGCGCTGCGTTTGTAGCAAGTTTTTTTGAATCAACGCTCAGTATATTACCGATTTTAGCCGTACTAAATGGCATAGTGCCATCAATGGGTGGTGTCGCTGGCAGTCAGACTCTAACGCTTGTTATTCGCGGCATGGCAGTAGGACATATTAATAACGCCAATCAAAAATCCCTTATTCATAAAGAATTAGCGATTGGCGCACTCAATGGCATAATTTGGGCTATGTTAATCGCCTCTGTTGTTGCGCTCTGGCAATGGGATTTTAACTTAGGATTAGTCATCGCCTTTGCAATGTTTATGAACTTACTTTCTGCAGGTTTAGCTGGGGCTTTTATACCTTTAATGCTTAAGAGAATGAATATTGACCCAGCTTTAGCTGGCGGTGTTATTTTAACAACAGTGACAGATATTGTCGGTATTTTTGCTTTCCTAGGTACCGCAACTTGGTTTTTAATCTAA
- the lptA gene encoding lipopolysaccharide transport periplasmic protein LptA — MTNKTIYKKRFIIATLALVTHFNVQAKELIGKVSISADTQQADLKRNIVIFKNNVDIKHTDKNIKADLLEVHRRSELGKEKQILIATGNPATFIGKLKDGSPVTASAKNIRYDVESGTLTFKGDAKINQSGQSMSAKTIIYDHLQELITAYKDKDSDQRVHTVLTPVKKEETKQSGNN; from the coding sequence ATGACCAATAAAACAATTTATAAAAAAAGATTTATCATTGCTACATTGGCTTTAGTTACTCACTTTAATGTGCAAGCAAAAGAGCTTATCGGCAAGGTATCTATCTCTGCCGATACACAGCAGGCTGATTTAAAAAGAAATATTGTAATATTTAAAAATAATGTGGATATCAAACATACAGATAAAAACATCAAAGCTGACTTATTAGAAGTACATAGAAGAAGCGAATTAGGAAAAGAAAAACAAATATTGATAGCAACAGGTAACCCAGCTACTTTTATCGGTAAACTTAAAGACGGCAGCCCTGTAACAGCAAGTGCAAAAAATATTCGTTATGACGTTGAATCTGGTACCCTCACTTTTAAAGGTGATGCAAAAATAAACCAAAGCGGTCAATCAATGAGTGCTAAAACAATTATCTACGATCACCTTCAAGAACTTATTACCGCATACAAAGATAAAGACTCAGACCAAAGAGTACACACTGTTTTAACGCCAGTTAAAAAAGAAGAAACTAAACAATCGGGTAATAATTAA
- the pmbA gene encoding metalloprotease PmbA produces MSEQHKSDPIYKQISEVEAAVAQALDKAKKLGATSAEAAMSSTSGLSVTTRLGEVERIEFNQDGALGISVYVGNKKGSASTADLSSKALDLVVKKAIEIAKYTSEDPFNGLADKELLEFSPVDLDLYHPWQVSPEQGIEFCKQAEEAALNSDPRIVNSDGASFASHQGLRVYGNSHGLIAGFPRTRHSLSCMVIGEEAQQMERDSAYTTARIGNQLKAANEIGLEAATETLAKLNSRKLKTGKMPVVFRADIASSLFGHLVSAIGGGALYRKSSFLLDSLGKPIFSELVNVEEKPHIFQGMASSPFDSEGVKTRDRIILNNGELQTYLLATYAARKLDMTATGHAGGIHNWLVQSTDGDLEQLLKMMGTGLFVTELMGQGVNVITGDYSRGAAGFWVENGIIQYPVSEITIAGNLKDIFKGIAAIGSDIDYRGSVQTGSILVEEMQVSGE; encoded by the coding sequence ATGAGCGAACAACACAAGTCAGACCCTATTTACAAACAAATATCAGAAGTTGAAGCGGCAGTTGCACAAGCATTAGATAAAGCAAAAAAATTAGGAGCGACATCAGCTGAGGCTGCTATGAGTAGCACGTCTGGCTTGTCTGTAACAACGCGTTTAGGTGAAGTTGAAAGAATAGAGTTTAATCAAGATGGTGCTTTAGGGATCAGCGTATATGTTGGTAATAAAAAAGGCTCAGCCTCAACTGCTGACTTAAGTTCTAAAGCATTAGATTTAGTTGTGAAAAAAGCAATTGAAATTGCAAAATATACATCAGAAGACCCTTTTAACGGTTTAGCTGACAAAGAATTATTAGAGTTTTCTCCAGTTGATTTAGATTTATATCACCCTTGGCAAGTATCACCTGAACAAGGCATTGAGTTTTGTAAGCAAGCTGAAGAAGCCGCATTAAATTCAGATCCGCGCATTGTTAATTCAGACGGAGCTAGTTTTGCGAGTCATCAGGGATTGAGAGTTTATGGTAATAGCCATGGTTTGATTGCTGGTTTTCCGCGTACACGCCATAGCTTAAGCTGTATGGTGATAGGTGAAGAAGCTCAGCAAATGGAACGCGATAGCGCCTATACTACTGCTCGCATAGGCAATCAGCTAAAAGCAGCAAATGAAATTGGTTTAGAGGCTGCTACTGAAACACTTGCCAAGTTAAATAGTCGAAAATTAAAAACAGGAAAAATGCCTGTTGTTTTTAGAGCTGATATAGCGAGCTCTTTATTTGGTCATTTAGTTTCAGCCATTGGTGGCGGTGCTTTATATCGCAAATCAAGCTTTTTACTCGACAGTTTAGGTAAGCCAATATTTAGCGAACTTGTTAATGTAGAAGAGAAACCACATATTTTCCAAGGCATGGCTTCCTCACCTTTCGATAGTGAAGGTGTTAAAACCCGAGATCGTATTATATTAAACAATGGCGAGTTACAAACATACCTGTTAGCAACTTATGCCGCGCGTAAACTAGATATGACCGCAACAGGCCATGCTGGTGGCATACACAACTGGTTAGTTCAAAGCACTGATGGTGATTTAGAACAATTACTTAAAATGATGGGCACAGGTTTGTTTGTTACTGAATTAATGGGCCAAGGTGTTAATGTGATCACCGGTGATTATTCTCGTGGTGCAGCAGGGTTTTGGGTTGAAAATGGCATTATTCAATATCCTGTAAGTGAAATAACCATAGCTGGTAATTTAAAAGATATATTTAAAGGCATAGCTGCAATCGGCTCTGATATTGATTATCGAGGTAGTGTGCAAACGGGCTCTATATTAGTTGAAGAGATGCAAGTTTCAGGTGAATAA
- a CDS encoding HPr family phosphocarrier protein — translation MQYQDIFLIENRLGLHARAASVLAQLATSFDAKVILQQGNKEAQADSVLALMLLEGAKGKKVTVTCSGPDAKIALKTIGELIADKFHEQE, via the coding sequence ATGCAATATCAAGACATTTTCTTAATAGAAAACCGCTTAGGGCTTCATGCAAGAGCCGCATCAGTATTAGCGCAACTTGCGACTTCTTTTGATGCTAAGGTAATATTGCAACAAGGGAATAAAGAAGCGCAAGCTGATAGTGTTTTAGCTTTGATGCTGTTAGAAGGTGCTAAAGGAAAAAAAGTAACCGTGACGTGTAGCGGGCCTGATGCAAAAATAGCACTAAAAACAATTGGTGAATTAATTGCTGATAAATTCCACGAACAAGAATAA
- a CDS encoding calcium/sodium antiporter, with amino-acid sequence MLTPIILPSIILLIAFAALVWSADRFVYGAAAIARNLGVPTLIVGLTIVAMGSSAPEMMVSASAALADKTNTAVGNAIGSNITNILLVLGVTALIKPLLVTSSTLKREMPILMLISLGAWYVISDNYFSAPEGTALLVGFIIFILGLIYIAKNQKSEEADPFVAEACGDVPSNVSNKSAIFWLVFGLILLPVSSHFLIGSAVEIAQHFGMSDLVIGLTIIAIGTSLPELAACIAGVLKGEDDLALGNIIGSNIFNLLAVLPLAGMINPSDIDPGAASRDMMVMLGATVVLIAMSLNLKGTRRINRIEGATLLCGFFAYQYYIFSQVA; translated from the coding sequence ATGTTAACTCCTATCATTTTACCAAGTATCATTTTACTTATTGCATTCGCAGCCTTAGTTTGGAGCGCAGACAGATTTGTGTATGGCGCAGCAGCTATTGCAAGAAACCTTGGCGTACCAACTCTTATTGTTGGTTTAACCATAGTCGCAATGGGATCTTCTGCACCTGAGATGATGGTATCGGCTTCAGCTGCTTTAGCCGACAAAACAAATACAGCAGTTGGTAATGCCATAGGCTCAAATATTACTAACATTTTACTGGTTTTAGGTGTAACCGCATTAATTAAGCCATTATTAGTAACTTCCTCCACATTAAAGCGTGAAATGCCAATATTAATGCTTATTTCACTCGGTGCATGGTATGTGATTAGTGATAATTATTTTTCAGCTCCTGAAGGCACAGCTTTATTAGTCGGTTTTATCATTTTTATTCTTGGCCTTATTTACATAGCAAAAAATCAAAAAAGCGAAGAAGCAGACCCTTTTGTTGCTGAAGCATGTGGTGATGTGCCAAGTAACGTGAGCAATAAATCTGCAATCTTTTGGTTAGTCTTTGGATTAATATTATTACCTGTAAGCTCGCATTTTTTAATTGGTTCAGCAGTTGAAATTGCGCAACACTTTGGCATGAGTGATTTAGTGATAGGTTTAACCATTATCGCTATTGGCACTAGCTTACCTGAATTGGCAGCCTGTATTGCTGGGGTTTTAAAAGGAGAAGATGACTTAGCGCTAGGTAATATCATAGGCTCTAATATTTTCAATTTGTTAGCAGTATTGCCACTTGCGGGTATGATTAATCCATCTGATATAGACCCAGGCGCGGCTTCTAGAGATATGATGGTGATGCTAGGTGCTACGGTTGTTTTAATTGCAATGAGCTTGAATTTAAAGGGAACCCGCCGCATTAATAGAATAGAAGGTGCTACTTTATTATGCGGATTTTTCGCTTATCAATATTATATTTTTTCACAAGTAGCTTAA
- a CDS encoding RNA polymerase factor sigma-54, whose protein sequence is MRQSLQLRLGQQLTMTPQLQQAIRLLQLSTLDLQLEIQEALESNPLLELDEQDFNAEEKTPASENETAEKASDAEEIIPTAQVEMESSEALTKETLTDELAMDVSWDEYVSAAPVASAGPAPDDDLAYQGSTSESLQDYLMWQLRLTPFSPTDEAIATAIVEAVDESGYLTVSSQDILDSLGSEEDEVELDEVEAVLKRIQVFDPIGIAARSLSECLLIQLNQYDKTTPWLDETKHILREYVELLGARDYRSLMKKTKLKEPELKQVMDLIHSLNPKPASSIVKEQTEYVIPDVTVKKIKGRWVVDLNSDTMPKIRVNNHYASMAGSCNADSQFIRSHLQEAKWFIKSIESRNETLLKVANCIVMQQQAFFEHGDEAMKPMVLNDVAEMVEMHESTISRVTTQKYMHTPRGIYELKYFFSSHVSTENGGECSSTAIRALIKKLIAAENQAKPLSDSKIADILADQGIKVARRTIAKYRESLSIPSSNQRKCLI, encoded by the coding sequence ATGAGGCAATCACTACAGCTTCGTCTTGGACAACAACTAACAATGACTCCACAGTTGCAACAGGCTATCCGCCTATTGCAACTTAGCACGTTAGATCTGCAGTTAGAGATACAAGAAGCACTCGAAAGCAACCCGCTCTTAGAACTTGATGAGCAAGATTTTAATGCTGAAGAAAAAACGCCAGCTTCTGAAAATGAAACAGCAGAAAAAGCTTCTGATGCAGAAGAGATAATCCCTACGGCTCAAGTAGAAATGGAAAGCTCTGAAGCCTTAACTAAAGAAACCCTAACAGACGAACTTGCAATGGATGTAAGTTGGGATGAATATGTCAGTGCCGCCCCCGTAGCATCGGCAGGACCTGCCCCAGATGATGATTTAGCATATCAAGGCAGTACATCCGAATCATTGCAAGATTATTTAATGTGGCAATTACGCCTCACCCCATTTAGCCCTACAGATGAAGCTATTGCCACTGCAATCGTAGAAGCTGTAGATGAATCAGGTTACTTAACCGTTTCTTCACAAGACATTTTAGATAGTTTAGGTTCTGAAGAAGATGAAGTTGAATTAGATGAAGTTGAAGCAGTACTTAAACGCATTCAGGTCTTTGATCCTATTGGCATTGCAGCTCGAAGCCTATCAGAGTGTTTATTAATTCAGCTTAATCAATACGATAAAACAACTCCTTGGCTTGATGAAACCAAACATATTTTAAGAGAATACGTTGAATTATTAGGTGCGAGAGATTATCGCAGCTTAATGAAAAAAACTAAGCTCAAAGAACCTGAATTAAAACAAGTGATGGATTTGATCCATAGCCTAAACCCGAAACCTGCATCAAGTATCGTAAAAGAACAAACTGAATATGTGATCCCCGATGTGACAGTAAAAAAAATAAAGGGTCGTTGGGTAGTTGATTTAAATTCAGATACCATGCCAAAAATAAGAGTCAATAATCACTATGCCTCTATGGCAGGCTCTTGTAATGCGGACAGTCAGTTTATTCGCTCTCATTTACAAGAGGCTAAATGGTTTATTAAAAGTATAGAAAGTAGAAACGAAACACTATTAAAAGTTGCCAATTGCATTGTAATGCAACAACAGGCATTCTTTGAACATGGTGATGAAGCAATGAAGCCTATGGTGCTTAACGACGTTGCTGAAATGGTAGAAATGCATGAATCAACTATTTCACGTGTAACCACACAGAAATATATGCATACACCACGTGGTATATATGAACTGAAATATTTTTTCTCTAGCCACGTAAGTACAGAAAATGGAGGTGAGTGTTCATCTACAGCTATTCGAGCACTTATCAAAAAGCTAATTGCCGCAGAAAATCAAGCCAAACCATTAAGTGATAGTAAAATAGCGGATATTTTAGCAGATCAAGGCATCAAGGTGGCCAGAAGAACGATAGCAAAATATCGAGAATCACTGTCCATTCCATCGTCAAATCAGAGAAAATGTTTAATCTGA
- a CDS encoding KpsF/GutQ family sugar-phosphate isomerase, with the protein MSLQDFITRGKQVLVIEKQAIKQLDQYIDQNFQNACQLMFDCTGRIIVIGMGKSGHIGNKIAATLASTGTPSFFVHPGEASHGDLGMITSQDVVILISNSGETSEVINIIPVLKRIGAKMVSMSGNIDSSLAKLSDVHVCIKVEQEACPLGLAPTASTTATLVMGDAFAVALLEARGFTADDFALSHPGGSLGKRLLLTLKDIMHSGIHIPIVKCDDIIKDALIEMSEKGLGMTAIVNSKNQLQGIFTDGDLRRILEQKIDIHNTKISDVMTTQCTTVNPDMLAAQALNIMENKRINGLLVVNESQQPIGALNMQDLLKAGVF; encoded by the coding sequence ATGTCGTTGCAAGATTTTATAACTCGTGGAAAGCAAGTTTTAGTGATAGAAAAACAAGCTATTAAGCAACTAGATCAATATATTGATCAAAACTTTCAGAACGCTTGTCAGCTTATGTTTGACTGTACAGGCCGTATTATCGTTATTGGCATGGGAAAGTCAGGCCATATAGGTAATAAAATTGCAGCTACACTTGCAAGCACAGGCACGCCTTCATTTTTTGTTCACCCAGGAGAAGCAAGCCACGGTGATTTAGGCATGATCACTTCACAAGATGTAGTTATATTAATTTCTAACTCTGGTGAAACCAGTGAAGTTATTAATATTATTCCTGTACTAAAACGCATTGGCGCTAAAATGGTAAGTATGTCCGGCAATATTGACTCTTCATTAGCTAAACTATCCGATGTGCATGTTTGCATTAAAGTTGAACAAGAAGCATGCCCTCTAGGTCTTGCGCCAACAGCAAGTACGACAGCAACCTTAGTGATGGGTGATGCCTTTGCTGTCGCCTTACTTGAAGCCAGAGGTTTTACAGCAGATGATTTTGCATTATCTCATCCGGGCGGTAGTTTAGGTAAACGCTTATTACTAACTTTAAAAGATATTATGCACAGTGGCATTCACATTCCGATTGTAAAATGTGATGATATTATAAAAGATGCGCTGATAGAGATGTCTGAAAAAGGACTTGGCATGACTGCAATCGTCAATAGCAAAAACCAACTTCAAGGTATTTTTACTGATGGTGACTTACGGCGTATTCTAGAGCAAAAGATTGATATCCATAATACTAAAATCAGTGACGTTATGACAACACAATGCACGACTGTTAACCCAGACATGCTAGCAGCTCAAGCTTTAAATATAATGGAAAACAAACGTATAAATGGTCTATTAGTGGTAAATGAATCACAACAACCTATTGGCGCACTAAACATGCAAGATTTATTGAAAGCAGGTGTATTTTAA